A single Vanacampus margaritifer isolate UIUO_Vmar chromosome 7, RoL_Vmar_1.0, whole genome shotgun sequence DNA region contains:
- the hadh gene encoding hydroxyacyl-coenzyme A dehydrogenase, mitochondrial yields the protein MAFFGHQLCRAFSSSALRSVAIKHVVIIGGGQMGAGIAQVAASTGHQVTLVDMSESILTKAVKGMEASLKRVVKKKFADKPKEGEAFIEKVLRNVSTATDAAAAVQSTDLVLEAIVENLKVKQDLFSGLDKAAPAHTIFASNTSSLPIGDIASATSRLDRFGGLHFFNPVPMMKLVEVIGTSATSQETFDSLVDFSKALGKTTVSCKDTPGFIVNRLLVPYMLEAVRLHERGHGSKEDIDVAMKLGAGYPMGPFELLDYVGLDTAKFILDGWSGMDPNNPLFAPSSLLNKLVADGKFGKKTGEGFYKYK from the exons ATGGCGTTCTTCGGGCACCAGTTGTGCAGAGCTTTCTCCTCGTCGGCCCTTAGGAGTGTGGCCATCAAGCATGTGGTCATCATTGGCGGAGGACAAATGGGTGCGGGAATCGCTCAG GTGGCTGCGTCGACCGGCCACCAGGTGACGCTGGTGGACATGTCAGAATCCATCTTGACGAAGGCGGTCAAAGGCATGGAGGCCAGCTTGAAGAGAGTGGTCAAGAAAAAGTTTGCTGACAAGCCCAAG GAGGGCGAGGCGTTCATCGAGAAAGTTCTACGCAACGTGTCCACCGCCACAGACGCCGCCGCTGCCGTCCAGAGCACGGACCTCGTGCTGGAAGCCATCGTGGAAAACCTGAAAGTCAAACAGGATCTTTTCAGCGGGCTGGACAAAGCGGCGCCGGC ACACACCATATTTGCCAGCAACACATCGTCGCTGCCTATCGGCGACATCGCTAGCGCCACCTCCAGACTGGATCGCTTTGGCGGCCTGCACTTCTTCAACCCGGTCCCCATGATGAAACTCGTCGAG GTCATCGGAACGTCCGCCACAAGCCAGGAGACGTTCGACTCCCTGGTGGACTTCAGCAAAGCGCTGGGCAAAACCACCGTGTCCTGCAAG GACACGCCCGGATTCATCGTCAACCGCCTGCTCGTGCCATACATGCTGGAGGCCGTCCGTCTACATGAGAGAG GTCACGGGTCCAAAGAAGACATCGACGTGGCCATGAAGCTGGGTGCCGGTTACCCGATGGGACCCTTTGAACTGCTGGATTACGTGGGTTTAGATACAGCCAAGTTCATTCTGGATG GTTGGAGCGGCATGGACCCCAACAATCCTCTCTTCGCCCCGAGCTCTTTGCTCAACAAGCTGGTCGCCGATGGAAAGTTTGGCAAAAAGACAGGAGAAGGATTCTATAAATATAAGTAA